The genomic DNA GGCAGCCAGGGGCCGGCGAAGACGTACAGGATGAAGATGGCGCCCAGGATCGTCATGGGCAGGCCCAGCGCGCGGCGCGTGACTTCCAGCAGCAGCGTCAGGCCCACGGCGGCCATCGCCACGTCCATGGCGGTGGGTTGGCCCGGACGTTGCGCGAGGTCGTTGTAGAAGAGGAAAAGATAGGCGCCGCAGAAACCGGCGGCGATGGCCAGCAGCCAGTCATAGAGCGGCATGCGGTCGCGCGGCGAGGACTTCGTGATGGGATAGGCCAGGTAGCCCAGGAACATCGCGATGCCCAGGTGAAGGGCACGCGCCTCGGTGTCGTTGAAGATGCCCAGGCCCAGCGAGAAGGGCAGGGGCGAGGCGTACCAGAGCTGGAACAACGACCAGAACAGGGCGCCGAGGGCGAGCACGGCGCCGGCCAGGCCGCCGGCCTTGCGGCCGCCGCGGTCGACATCGGCCACCAGTTGCTCGAGTTCCGCGCTGGGTGTGACGGGTTGACTCATGATGAACACTTCCGGAAAGCAGGGGACGGGCACGGGGCCGCAAGGGTGCAGCGAACACGTGCGCGCCTGGCGGCGGCGCACGTCGCGCCGCCGTCGTGACAGGCAGCAGGGCAGGACGCCGCCGGCGCGGGCCGGCGGCAGGGTAAGCAAGGGGCCGGCGATCCGGCCGCCCGGCTTACAGCAGGCCCTTTTCCTTGAAGTACTTCTCGGCGCCAGGATGCAGCGGCGCCGACAGGCCGTTCTTCACCATGTCTTCGGGCTTGAGGTTGCCGAAGGCGGGGTGCAGCTTCTTGAAGTCGTTGAAGTTCTCGAACACGGCCTTCACGATCACGTAGACCGACTCGGCGGGCACGTCTTCCGAGGTCACGAAGGTAGCCGTCACGCCGTAGGTTTCGACGTCGTTGGGATTGTTCGGGTACAGGCCGCCCGGAATGATGGCCTTGGCGTAGTAGCTGTACTTCTTCAGCAGCTCTTCCACGGCCGGACCGGTGATGGACGCGAGTTGCGCGCCGCAGCTGGTGGTCGGGTCCTGGATGTTGGCCGAGGGATGGCCCACGCCATAGAAGAAGCCGTCGATCTTGCCGTCGCACAGCGCGGCGCCGTGCTCGTCGGGGCGCAGTTCACCGGCCAGCGCGAAGTCCTTCAGCGTCCAGCCCTTGGCGGCGATCAGCTGTTCCAGCGAGGCGCGGGTGCCCGAACCGGGGTTGCCGACGTTGAAGCGCTTGCCCTTGAGGTCGTCGAAGGTCTTCACGCCCGCTTCCTTGCGCACCACCACGGTGAAGGGCTCGGGGTGGATGGAGAACACGGAGCGCAGCTTCTTGTAGGCGCCGCCGTCCTTGAACTGGCCCTGGCCTTCATAGGCGTTGTAGCCCACGTCGGATTGCACCACGCCCAGGTCGAGCTCGCCCGCCTTGATCGTGTTCACGTTGAACACCGAGCCTCCGGTGGACTCCACCGAGCAGCGCAGGCCATGTTGCGCGCGGTCCTTGTTGACCAGGCGGCAGATGGCGCCGCCCGCGGCGTAGTAGACGCCGGTGACGCCGCCCGTGCCGATGCTGACGAATTTCTGCTGCGCGGCGGCCGGCAGCGGTGCGGCCAGCGCCGCGGCGAGCGCGGCGGCGGTGCCGAGCATGAGCCCTTTATTGCCCAGGTGTTTGGTTGCGAAGTGACGCATGACTAACTCCTTTTATGGGTTTTCCCCGTTGTGTGCCGGCCCCGGGCCGGCGGTCGAGATGATAAGCCGTGTCGGCGTGCGCGCGCGACCCCGCGTTTGCACGCATGAACGGCTGGCCTGCAAACCTGTCGGTGTCATTGCGCCTGCAGGGCGTCGTCGATGGCGCCGGCGAGGCGATCCACCAGTTGATCCAGCTCATCGTCGCTGATGATGAAAGGCGGCGCGAGCAGGATGTGGTCGCCCTGTCGTCCGTCGATCGTTCCGCCCATCGGGTAGCACATGAGGCCGCGCGCCATGGCCGCGCGCTTGACGCGCGCATGCAGCTGGCGGGCCGGATCGAAGGGGGCGCGCGTGGCGCGGTCCGCCACCAGCTCCACGCCCTGGAAAAGGCCACGTCCGCGCAGGTCGCCCACGTTCGGATGCTCGCCCAGCCTGGCCTGCAGGCGCGCCATCAGGCCTTCGCCCTGGCGGCGCACGCGCGCCAGCAGGTCGTCGCGCGCAATGATTTCCTGTACCGCCAGCGCGGCGGCGCAGGCCGTGGCGTGGCCGAGATAAGTGTGGCCATGCTGGAAGAAACCGCTGCCCCGGGCCATGGCGTCGACGATGTGTCCTTGCGCCATGACCGCGCCGATGGGCTGGTAGCCGCCGCCCAGGCCCTTGGCGATGGTGATGAGATCGGGCGTGATGCCCTCCTGCTCGATGGCATAGCGCGTGCCGCTGCGGCCCATGCCGCACATGACCTCGTCGGCGATGAGCAGTACGCCGTGACGGTCGCAGATTTCCCGCATGCGGCGGAAATAGCCCTGCACGGCAGGCACCGCGCCCAGCGTCGCGCCCACCACGGGCTCGGCGACGAAGGCGAGCACCTTGTCCGAGCCCAGGCGCTGGAAGGTGTCCTCCAGTTCCTGGCCCAGCCGGTCCACGTACTGCGCGACGGACTCGCCTTCGTGGCGGTCGCGATATTCATAGCAGGGCGAGACATGCGTCACATCGACCAGCAGCGGCGCGAATTGCGCGCGCCGCCAGGCATTGCCGCCCACGGCCAGGGCGCCCAGCGTGTTGCCGTGATAGCTCTGGCGCCGCGCGACCAGGTATTGGCGCTGGGGCTGGCCGGTCTCGACGGCGTATTGGCGCGCCATTTTCAGCGCGGCCTCGATGGCTTCGGAGCCGCCCGACACGAAATAGGCGTGGCTGGTGCCCGCGGGCGCCTCGGCCACCAGGCGCTCGGCCAGCCGTTCCGCGACTTCCGTCGTGAAGAAGCCCGTGTGCGCATAGGCCAGCGCATCGATCTGCGCATGCATCGCGGCGCGCACTTCGGGATGATTGTGGCCCAGGCACGACACCGCGGCGCCGCCCGAGCCGTCCAGATAGGCGCGGCCGTTGCTGTCGAAGAGCCAGACGCCGTCACCGCGCACGGCGGTGGACGGGGTGTGGCGTAAGGAGCGGTGGAAGACTCGGGTGTCGGTCATGGCGTGTCGGAAAAGGGCGCGTCGGAGGAAAGGGAGGGGGAGGCGGCATGCGCCGCGTTCGTGTGCTGGCGTTCGCCGGCCTCCGGCGTGGCGCGCCAGTAGGCGCGGCGCGCGCGCAGGCGGGTCTCGACGGCGGACAGGCGCGTCAGCACCTCGGGGCCGCCACGCGCGGCCAGGCGCGCCACCAGGTGTTCGGCCAGCCCCAGCAGGCCCGCCGTGGTGTGGAAGAAGGAGCCGGGCCGTCCTTGCGCCTGGCCGGTGTCGGGCGGCGTGAAGACCAGGGTGTGGCGTGCCTGGGCGGTGTAGGGCGCAAGCGGACTGTCGGTGAGTGCGATGAGGGCCACGCCGCGCGCGCTGAGTTCGGTGGCCAGCTGGACCGTCAGCGCGGGGTAGGGGGCTTGCGAGATCACGACCAGCGCGTCGCCGGCCTGCAGCACGTCGGCCGCCTCGGCCTGCATGGCGCCCAGCCCGTCGATGAGAATGCCGTTGCTGCGCACGAGCTGATAGGCGTAGCGCATCTGGAAGGCGATGCCGAAGCTGGAGCGCGTGCCCAGGAAGCCCACCAGCCGCGACTGCAGCATCGTCTGGGCGGCGGCGTCCAGTTGCGCCAGCGAATTGGCCTGTTGCACCGAGCGCAGGGCGTCGACCTGCAAGCCGGTCAGGGCGGCGTGGCCGTCCAGTTCAGGTCCGGCCTGCAGGGCGGCCGCGCGTTCGCGCAAGGTGGTGTTCGCCTTGCGGGCCAGCGCCTGCTGGCAGGCTTGCCGCAGTGCGTCATAGCCGTCGTAGCCGGCGGCACGCGCCAGCCGCAGCATGGTCGCGGGCGAGACATTGACGGCCTCGGCCTGCCTGCGCATGGACCACAGCCCGGCTTCGGCCGGGTGCGAAATGATCCAGCGAGCGGCACGTTGCAACTCGGGCGTATAGCCCGCGTAGCCTTGTTGCAGGCGCTCCTGTGCCGACATGGCGGCCATGGCGCTTTCCCCTTGCATTGATGTTTTGAAACAGATGGTACATGGAACTAAATAAAAAAAACATACGTTTTCCTGCTTAGGGGAAAACCCGCCAGGCCACTGTATTTACAAGGGATTTGCGTCCGGGTGGAAGGTTGACAGCCTAGAGTGGCACCGGTAGCATGGGCCTCAAATTATTCGTGTACTAATTAATCTTATTGAATTGGTTTGGTTATGAATGATTCTGTCACAACACAGCAGTCGGCACCCACGCCGTCGCCGCAGCAATACGACCTGCGGATCCTGCGCGCGCTGCGCCGCATCACGCGTTCTGTTGCGCTGCACTCGCGCCAGCTGGCCGCATGCAGCCAGATCACGGCGCCGCAGCTCATCTGCCTGCGCGCCATCCTGGCCGCCGGGGGGCCGCTCACCGCGACGGCGCTCAGCCGCGAAATGCACCTGAGCCCGAGCACGGTGGTCGGCATCCTGGATCGCCTGGAGGACAAGGGCCTGATCACCCGCGAGCGGGGCCGCGAAGACCGCCGCATCGTCTTCGTGCGTGCCACGGCCGCGGGCGACGCCCTGGCTCGCGAGGCGCCTTCGCCGTTGCAGAAGCGTCTGGCGGATTCGCTCAACGCGCTGCCGGAACTGGAGCAGGCCACGATCACGCTGTCGCTCGAGCGCATCGTCGACCTCATGGAAGCCGAGTCGCCCGCGGGCGAGGCGCAGGCCGACCACGGCTCGCCCATCCTGGACGTGCCCACGCATGGCGCGCCGCCCGAATCGGGGCTGGTCGTATGAGCGAAGCCATGACGCTGGCGCCGGTGGCGGCCCACGCGCTGCGACCGCCGCGGCGTGAGGATGGCGCGGCTATCCACGCATTGATCCAGGCCAGCCCGCCGCTGGACCTGAATTCCGTCTACGCCTACCTGCTGCTGTGTGAACACCATGCCGGCACGTGCGTGATGGCCGAGCGCGATGGCGCGCTCGATGGGTTCATTTCCGCCTATGTGCCGCCCGGCCGCGACGACACCTTGTTCGTCTGGCAGGTGGCGGTGCACGAGCGGGCCCGCGGCCACGGCCTGGGCGGCCAGATGCTCTCGCATCTGCTGGCCCGGCCCGCGTTGGCCGGTATCCGTCATGTCGAGACCACGGTCGGTCCCGACAACCAGGCTTCGCGGCGCATGTTCGCGGGCCTGGCCCGGCGTCTCGGCACTTCGGTCGCCGAATCGCCACTCTTTCCCGCAAGCCTCTTCGGCGGGCAAGGGCATGAAGATGAAGAGCTGTTGCGGATAGGTCCGTTCGACGTTTCCAGCGAGGCTGGGAGGAGAGATCGGGGTTAGCCATCACCCCGGGGCAGGCAGAGACGCCATGCCTCGAAGTACGTACGCAGGTACCCAAACTCTAAGAGGGAGAAAGATATGGATTTGAAAATTTTTGATCGCATGGAGTCCGAAGTGCGCGGCTACATCCGATCCTTCCCGGTGATCTTCAACCAGGCCAGGGGCTCGGTGCTGATCGACGAGAACCGCAACGAATATATCGACTTCTTCAGCGGGGCTGGCACCCTGAATTACGGCCACAACAATCCTGTCTTCAAGGAAAAGCTGGTCGAGTACGTCGAGTCCGATGGCGTGGTGCATGGCCTGGACATGGCCACCAGCGCCAAGAAGCAGTTCCTGGAAACGGTCGAGCGCGTGCTGCTCAAGCCGCGCAACTGGCAATACACGCTGCAGTTCACCGGCCCCACCGGCACCAACGCCGTGGAAGCCGCGCTGAAGATCGCGCGCCAGGTCAAGGGCCGCCAGAACATCATTTCGTTCACGCACGGTTTCCACGGCGTGAGCGGCGGTTCGCTGGCCGTGACCGCGAACGCCAAGTTCCGCAATGCCGCCGGCGTGGCGCTGGCCAACACCAGCTTCATGCCCTATGACGGCTACTTCGGTCCCGATGTCGACAGCATTGCGTGCATCGAGCGCATGCTCGAGGATCCCAGCAGCGGGTTGGACAAGCCCGCTGCCGTGATCGTCGAGACCGTCCAGGGCGAAGGTGGCGTGAACGTCGCCACGCTGCGCTGGATCAAGGAACTGGAAAAGCTCTGCCGCCGTCACGACATGCTGCTGATCGTCGATGACATCCAGGTCGGTTGCGGCCGTACCGGCAGCTTCTTCAGCTTCGAGTCGGCCGGCATCCGTCCCGACATCATCACGCTGTCGAAGTCGCTGTCGGGCTATGGCCTGCCGATGTCGCTGGTGCTGATGAAGCCCGAGCTCGACATCTGGAAGCCCGGCGCGCACAGCGGCACCTTCCGCGGCAACAACCTGGCCTTCGTGACGGCCACCGCCGCGCTCGACACCTACTGGACCAGCGATGCGTTCTCCACCGAAATCCAGCGCAAGGAGCGCATGGTGCGCGACTGGCTGGAAAACGTGGTGCACAGCTATCCCAACGCCGGCCTGGCCGTGCGTGGCCGCGGCCTGATCCAGGGCCTGGTGACCAACGGCGATCCCTCGCTCGCCGGCCGCATCGCCAGCAAGGCTTTCGAGCAGGGCCTGGTGATCGAGACCTCGGGCGCGCAGGACGAAGTGCTGAAGCTGCTGCCGGCCCTCACCATCGAGGACGAGCTGCTCACGCGCGGCCTGGAAGTGATCGAGCGCAGCGTCGGCGAGGCGCTGGCCGAGAGCGGGCAACAAGGCGCCCGCGTCCTGAAATTCGGAGGTAAGGCACGATGATCGTACGTAACGTGAAAGATGTGATCGGCACGGAAAACGAAGTCAAGACCGATACGTGGATGAGCCGCCGCGTGCTGTTGAAGAAGGACGGCATGGGCTTCTCTTTCCACGAGACGACGATCTTCCCGGGCGGCCAGACCCACATCCACTACCAGAACCACCTGGAAGCCGTGTGGGTCGTCGAGGGCGACGGCGAGATCGAGACGATTGCCGATGGCAAGAAATACAAGCTGGAACCTGGCGTGGTCTACGCGCTGGACAAGAACGATGAGCACTGGCTGCGCGGCGGCAAGGAACCCTTGCGCGTGATCTGCGTGTTCAACCCCCCGCTTACCGGCCTGGAGGTGCACGACGAAAAGGGTGTGTACCCGATCGTCGAAGACCAGGCCGCCTGATTCGAAGGAGGATTCATGATTAGTCCTGCGAAAGATCCCTACGCGTCACGGACCGACCGCGGTTCGGCCATCATCGCCCGGCAGGATCCGGTGGTGCATGGCAACGGCGACTATGCCGATGCCCTGAAGCGCGACCAGCTGGATGCCTATGAGCGTGACGGTTTCCTGTTGCTGGAAGACGTCTTCTCGGAAAAGGAAGTGGCGGCGTTGCTGGCCGAGGCCGAGCGCATGACGCGCGACCCCGCCATCATCCGCCGCGAGGAGTCGATCACCGAGCGCAACAGCGACGTGGTGCGGTCCATCTTCATGGTGCACGTGCTCAGCCCCGTCATCCTGAAGCTGGCGCGCGACCCGCGTCTCATCCACGTGGCGCGCCAGATCCTGGGCTCCGAGGTGTACATGCACCAGTCCCGCGTGAACCTGAAGCCAGGGTTCAAGGGCAAGGAGTTCTACTGGCACTCGGACTTCGAGACCTGGCACGTGGAAGACGGCATGCCCAACATGCGCGCGCTGAGTTGCTCGGTGCTGCTGACCGACAACAATGCCTGCAACGGCCCGCTGATGCTGGTGCCGGGTTCGCACCACCAGTTCATCTCCTGCGTGGGCGAGACGCCGGAGAACCACTACAAGGACTCGCTGAAGAAGCAGGAGTATGGCGTGCCGGATCCGGTGAGCCTGCAACTGCTGGTGGAGCAGGGCGGCATCAAGCCCATGACCGCCAAGGCGGGCTCGGTGGTGTTTTTCGACTGCAACACCATGCATGGCTCGAACAGCAACATTTCGCCGTGGCCGCGCGCCAACGTCTTCATGGTCTACAACAGCATGGAGAACACGTTGAATTCACCCAAGTATGGGCTGGCGCCGCGTCCCGAGCACATCGCCACGCGGTCGAGCTTTTCGGCGCTGACGCCGCTGGACACGCTGAAGTCGGTGCGCTGATGCCTGCATGACCCGGCATCGCCCATGGGCGATGCCGCGGCCGGCCCCCTCGTGGGGCCGGTTTCGTTTTTGGCGCCGGCCTGGCTGGGCCGTCCGCCCCCTGGGCCCGGCGGCGCGCATAGGCATCGCGGCCATGGGCGCAAGCCAAAAACTATAGAATGTCGGCCTTCTCACCTGAAACGAGCGAAATTCCATATCATGCAACGCATTATGCTGCGTGCGAAGCTGCACCGCGTTACCGTCACGGAAGCCGACCTGCACTACGAAGGTTCCTGCGGCATCGATCCCGACCTGCTGGACGCCGCCGACATGCGCGAGTTCGAGCGCATCGAGCTGTATAACGTGACCAACGGCGAGCGCTTCGACACCTATATCATCAAGGCCGAACGCGGCAGCGGCAAGATTTCGCTGAATGGCGCCGCCGCCCGGCGCGCCCAGGTGGGCGACCTGATGATCATCTGCACCTACGGTCCCATGTCCGAAGCGCAGGTGGCCACGCACAAGCCCCGGGTGATCCTGGTGGACGAGCAGAACCGCATCAAGGAAATCCGCAAGTTCGAGGACTGACCTCGGCTCGGGTGGCGGCCCGCCTGGCTGTCGCCCTTCATGCCCCGCGCGGTGCGCGGGGACTTCGACTGACCAGCCCCCCGTCACTGCCATGAGCTTCCAGGTTACCGTCCTTCCCAGCCAGCAC from Orrella dioscoreae includes the following:
- a CDS encoding TAXI family TRAP transporter solute-binding subunit, whose translation is MRHFATKHLGNKGLMLGTAAALAAALAAPLPAAAQQKFVSIGTGGVTGVYYAAGGAICRLVNKDRAQHGLRCSVESTGGSVFNVNTIKAGELDLGVVQSDVGYNAYEGQGQFKDGGAYKKLRSVFSIHPEPFTVVVRKEAGVKTFDDLKGKRFNVGNPGSGTRASLEQLIAAKGWTLKDFALAGELRPDEHGAALCDGKIDGFFYGVGHPSANIQDPTTSCGAQLASITGPAVEELLKKYSYYAKAIIPGGLYPNNPNDVETYGVTATFVTSEDVPAESVYVIVKAVFENFNDFKKLHPAFGNLKPEDMVKNGLSAPLHPGAEKYFKEKGLL
- a CDS encoding aspartate aminotransferase family protein — protein: MTDTRVFHRSLRHTPSTAVRGDGVWLFDSNGRAYLDGSGGAAVSCLGHNHPEVRAAMHAQIDALAYAHTGFFTTEVAERLAERLVAEAPAGTSHAYFVSGGSEAIEAALKMARQYAVETGQPQRQYLVARRQSYHGNTLGALAVGGNAWRRAQFAPLLVDVTHVSPCYEYRDRHEGESVAQYVDRLGQELEDTFQRLGSDKVLAFVAEPVVGATLGAVPAVQGYFRRMREICDRHGVLLIADEVMCGMGRSGTRYAIEQEGITPDLITIAKGLGGGYQPIGAVMAQGHIVDAMARGSGFFQHGHTYLGHATACAAALAVQEIIARDDLLARVRRQGEGLMARLQARLGEHPNVGDLRGRGLFQGVELVADRATRAPFDPARQLHARVKRAAMARGLMCYPMGGTIDGRQGDHILLAPPFIISDDELDQLVDRLAGAIDDALQAQ
- a CDS encoding MurR/RpiR family transcriptional regulator translates to MAAMSAQERLQQGYAGYTPELQRAARWIISHPAEAGLWSMRRQAEAVNVSPATMLRLARAAGYDGYDALRQACQQALARKANTTLRERAAALQAGPELDGHAALTGLQVDALRSVQQANSLAQLDAAAQTMLQSRLVGFLGTRSSFGIAFQMRYAYQLVRSNGILIDGLGAMQAEAADVLQAGDALVVISQAPYPALTVQLATELSARGVALIALTDSPLAPYTAQARHTLVFTPPDTGQAQGRPGSFFHTTAGLLGLAEHLVARLAARGGPEVLTRLSAVETRLRARRAYWRATPEAGERQHTNAAHAASPSLSSDAPFSDTP
- a CDS encoding MarR family winged helix-turn-helix transcriptional regulator, whose protein sequence is MNDSVTTQQSAPTPSPQQYDLRILRALRRITRSVALHSRQLAACSQITAPQLICLRAILAAGGPLTATALSREMHLSPSTVVGILDRLEDKGLITRERGREDRRIVFVRATAAGDALAREAPSPLQKRLADSLNALPELEQATITLSLERIVDLMEAESPAGEAQADHGSPILDVPTHGAPPESGLVV
- the ectA gene encoding diaminobutyrate acetyltransferase, whose product is MSEAMTLAPVAAHALRPPRREDGAAIHALIQASPPLDLNSVYAYLLLCEHHAGTCVMAERDGALDGFISAYVPPGRDDTLFVWQVAVHERARGHGLGGQMLSHLLARPALAGIRHVETTVGPDNQASRRMFAGLARRLGTSVAESPLFPASLFGGQGHEDEELLRIGPFDVSSEAGRRDRG
- the ectB gene encoding diaminobutyrate--2-oxoglutarate transaminase, with translation MDLKIFDRMESEVRGYIRSFPVIFNQARGSVLIDENRNEYIDFFSGAGTLNYGHNNPVFKEKLVEYVESDGVVHGLDMATSAKKQFLETVERVLLKPRNWQYTLQFTGPTGTNAVEAALKIARQVKGRQNIISFTHGFHGVSGGSLAVTANAKFRNAAGVALANTSFMPYDGYFGPDVDSIACIERMLEDPSSGLDKPAAVIVETVQGEGGVNVATLRWIKELEKLCRRHDMLLIVDDIQVGCGRTGSFFSFESAGIRPDIITLSKSLSGYGLPMSLVLMKPELDIWKPGAHSGTFRGNNLAFVTATAALDTYWTSDAFSTEIQRKERMVRDWLENVVHSYPNAGLAVRGRGLIQGLVTNGDPSLAGRIASKAFEQGLVIETSGAQDEVLKLLPALTIEDELLTRGLEVIERSVGEALAESGQQGARVLKFGGKAR
- a CDS encoding ectoine synthase produces the protein MIVRNVKDVIGTENEVKTDTWMSRRVLLKKDGMGFSFHETTIFPGGQTHIHYQNHLEAVWVVEGDGEIETIADGKKYKLEPGVVYALDKNDEHWLRGGKEPLRVICVFNPPLTGLEVHDEKGVYPIVEDQAA
- the thpD gene encoding ectoine hydroxylase is translated as MISPAKDPYASRTDRGSAIIARQDPVVHGNGDYADALKRDQLDAYERDGFLLLEDVFSEKEVAALLAEAERMTRDPAIIRREESITERNSDVVRSIFMVHVLSPVILKLARDPRLIHVARQILGSEVYMHQSRVNLKPGFKGKEFYWHSDFETWHVEDGMPNMRALSCSVLLTDNNACNGPLMLVPGSHHQFISCVGETPENHYKDSLKKQEYGVPDPVSLQLLVEQGGIKPMTAKAGSVVFFDCNTMHGSNSNISPWPRANVFMVYNSMENTLNSPKYGLAPRPEHIATRSSFSALTPLDTLKSVR
- the panD gene encoding aspartate 1-decarboxylase, which gives rise to MQRIMLRAKLHRVTVTEADLHYEGSCGIDPDLLDAADMREFERIELYNVTNGERFDTYIIKAERGSGKISLNGAAARRAQVGDLMIICTYGPMSEAQVATHKPRVILVDEQNRIKEIRKFED